The nucleotide window TACATATTCACCATCGTCTAGCATGTCTAATAAGGCTTTACAATCCTGAACTTCTTTGAATTTCATGGATTGCAGAATCATCACATTCCAATCGGGTTCATTGGAAGATAGGTTTACTTTTCGAAATAATCATTCAAGTAACCGGACTTGAATGTTTCATGTTCGGATTGTTTCTCTATTATAAACTGTTTTTCTTTCGCACCCATATCATATTCCCTTGTTAATCCCGTTAAACTATTTTTCTTATTCAGAAGTGGTGCACAAAACATAGGTAACAATTTACATCTCTCACCGTTAAGCTGTACTGTGATGCCTTGTATAATGAGTTGATCAAGCCTGATCAACAAAGTTGCTTCATCGCTTTCCTTTTCTTTGCAGAATGCTATTTGGTGTCCCGGCTGTTTGCAGTAATAGCACCGTTTCTGTATAACTTTGGCCATCGAACTTTCTCTTTGTTCATTAGAATAGTGTTTACATGGAAGCACCGATGCAGACTCGTAGATTCTGTCTCTTTTATAATCTggtgtggctctgataccatttgttGGCAGCGGAAGTTTATCATATACATCATCTTCATAAATGGAACTTGATTCATCATAAGCATGTTTGGATTTCATGGTGAATCAATTGAATAGAGAACAACTCACACTCGAAAGTAACAGTAAAAGTATAAGGGAATTGGATATTAAGAGTAATATCTTGGTACCGGTTATAATACCGGTAATTCGTTTATATACATACATGAAGAGGGTGGTTGATTCCGGCGGTTATTATTGGCGCCAATAATTGCCTTTCAAACCGGTGCCACTTGAGACACACACCCCTTCGATTATTTTCagtaaatacacacataataataatattaaacataaagTTACATAACATAATACTAAACTAAGATATAATCGAGTTTATTATTTCTAATAGTAAAAATTTATGTCACATAAAATCcgataacaaactatcctaaaacTGACTTGAAAGGTTAAATATCGTACTTTTAAtagatttaattatttaatagTTTGATGCTTTTACACCTTTAAGGTTGAAAAAAAGATTGAAATCATAAAACATATACGATTCCGTGCCCAAATATATTACTTTCAAATTGTAGTGCAATCCACGCCTCTCTTATTCTTTGAAACCAAAAGTTGGCAACTTGCGGATTGCATTTTTGCCAATCGCTATATTTTCTCCTATTTTACAGTGACTAATCATTCTAATCCATCCActttcaaaacattttcatgatAATTGATTAACACCCCATTCTGTTTTAGCTTTAATGTAATCGCCATCCCATTTGTTTGCGATTGCATTTAGGTTGTCCAATCTTTCACCTTTTCTAGTCTCCAAATGCATTATATAGTCTGAGATTAAAGTTCATAAACGGGATACAACCCAATTCATTTGTAAAGAACCCAAAAAAGATTTTGCACCCGTTGTtccctttaaaaaaaaaaaagaaaaaaaaaacctgacAACTGCGACCAGCAAAATGATTTGTGACCGTTCGCAAACTAGCGACAGACAAGGATCTCGTTGCAAACGTGTCGCAAATCATTTGAACGTGTTTTCTCGTTTATATGTTTTTTTGTGATCGTTGATTTCCGACATTGATTATTGTTTCGATGATTTATAGGGTACTTGTGGTAGGAGATGTCCGGTGGTTTTGGGGACACGGCAAGCAGGCCAACCCAAAGCTCATCGTTCTCGACCAATAACGGTTCCAACAATGGCGACGGTGGGAACTTCGATTGCAGCATATGCTTGGATTTAGCTCAAGACCCAATCGTAACATTGTGTGGTCATCTATTTTGTTGGCCATGCATCTATCAATGGATTAATTATCATTCACATTCAAATGAATGCCCACTTTGTAAAGCCTTCATACAAGAGGAACAATTGATCCCTTTATACGGCAGAGGGAAGAGTTCATCAGATTCGCGGTCTAAATCGTTTCATGGGGGGAATATTCCGAACCGCCCAGCTGGCCAGCGACCAGAACCTGGTCCACCACCTGACAGGAACCAGTTTTTGCAACATGGGTCTGGATTTATAGGTGGTTTTGGGCCAGCGATTACCGCGAGTTTTGGGAACATTACGCTGTCATTTGGTGGTTTTATTCCCTCAATCTTCAATGTTCAGATGCATACATTAAACTTTGGAGGTCATCATGCACTGCAGAGAGATCGTCATGAAGTTTCACCGCTTTTGATTGTTGGGCTTATATTTCTACTTGCTCTACTATGGGAATGAGGTTAATTAGCTACTGGTGACCGAGTTATTGTTCTTTATTATTGTTCCCGTGTAATTATTGTGTATCGTGCATGGATATGTAATATGAATATGATAGCACTGTTGATGATTGAGGAATTGTATATAAGATACACTCTAAACATGTAAATTTAGAACATATACTCCGAATCGAGCCATGAATGGTGTGGGTGGGTTCACATCTTTTGGAGGTATTGCATCATGTAGTTTTGTCCATGTGTTGCAATAGTTAGTTTCATTGAGTTTAAAGATGAGATTAATTCGATCTGCAAGTCAGATTTCTTGTGTGTATGTGCTATTTGTCATATGAATTTGTATGTCCTCCTGCAAGTATTGGTTCAAGGAGATTATGGATTCTTGGAATGATGAGCCTTTTTTGTCCAACCCCCTGCGGAGACACACATAACCTGACATCTTTCTTTTCAATCTTGATAGTTACTAATGAAGGATGGAAACAAATCGAgttttcaggatcctgagtttttCGGCCAGGAGTTCGTTTATATATGTTTGCCTTGCCTGTTTAATAATGATCAAACATAAACCACCTTTTGAGTCTTGTTGGTTTAAATACGTGTCTTGTTTGTATGTGGTTAGCAGGGCGGGGCCTCTATGAAGCTCTAGGGCTTTggaccagtggcgaagcttgaaaaaaaaGTTCGGGGGTCGGAAGGCACCAGACCTAAAAAAAATTTCTATGTTCGGGTCGGACGTCGGtgattcgattcgggtcgggtcgggttgagtcaaatattaatatcaaataaaatacgttctcaaacattaaaaCGTGAACATTGTTTAACAAATAATTGAACAAAGACACCAAAACATTAAAAAGAAGAAGAAGGTGGGTACTCGGTGGCCGGTTCTCCTGGATGAAGAATTATAGTTATCCTCGTCTTCCCTTAAGATTTTTGAATTCTTCAATTATGGACTCCGAATCAAAGTTCTCAGCAATCTCCTTTTCTATGTAAATCACCATACCGTTTGCTGGATACTGATCTAACATCTTATTGCGAAGtcgatttttaaatattttcattGCTGAAAATGAAACGCCCAAATTTTACTCATTCGACCAACAACATAAAATTCTtacaattttacaaaattttgaCATGACCCGTTCGTTTTAAGAACTTTTCTCCCTGCTTTTAACAATACCATTATAATTAATACTACGACACTTTCCAACATAACAAAAGTTAAGACCATATAAGGTTCGCCATGAACATTGGTACAAACTACACAAAAGTTTAGGATCTAAACTTCATACTAACAAACTAGACACTTACTAATTAACATTTACTACACAAAATGGTAAGTTAACCCATCAAAATAAACAACTTGGACCGGAAGCGTATAAGGTCGACATTGCGTGTGTGTGTTCGGTCCGGGTGCGCCGCAATCAAGCAAGGGAATTACCTATCATTCATAACAACAAACATTATTAGTTCATAACACATAACAATTTAAATCCTTTAATTACCTATCATTGTTCGACCCGTTAACATGACATGTTACCTTATTAACATCCTTACTTCCATTCGGAAACATCCAATATATCACTTTCCGACTCATTCGCAATGAATCGTTACATACCATACTTTTCAATATAATTACatcatttgacccgttatgaacaAGTCAATACCTCACATTCCAACAACCATTCTACTTATCATTCTGACCCATTTAAACGGGTCCTTTCACATTAACTACAACATCACATTTAGAACATTTCTCGATTCAATCTTTGCATCAAATCAATCATGACCCGTAATGAAAATTTACAACAAATCCATAGTACCAAATACTACTATTCATAAATCTACATTTAAAGTAAataaagttcatatgaacttaccgcgatcttgaGATGCTTGTGCCTTCGAgtgacttgcgccttcttcctTCTTCGTGCCTATATGTCATAATCTCATACTTTAGCTTTCAAAAACATTACTTTCACAATACTTGTAGTACGTTATGGCGTCTACTAATCACATACATCATTATCATAAAGAAGTTGCATCAACTTAACAAGTATCCATGTAAACAACCATAACtaaactcacttaggcatttcgtCGAACACATTGTGTGCGTATCACTAGTTTAGCACAATGTACAAGCATTCTAAGCACAATTTCCATAGTTCTTTCATtgattaacataaacatcctACTATTTTGAAATCTACCATTCAAATCATGAGCACATAGTACTAAATCAATTATTCATAACAATttcatcaatcaacaatcaaattAACATACAAAACTTCACAATTGCTAAACATTacttgacatgcaagtgggttttgccCTAATCATGCTCATATTCGAAATTTAGCATCTAATGATGTCTAGACCTTCATAGCAACCATTAATCATACTGAATTTTCAATTACATTCACGAATcacacaaaacccacataatcaaacatcaccaaatcaTGAAATTAAACTTACTTGACACTTATAACACTTAGGGGATCGTGATTTCTATCTCATGCATCAATAATTCATCCCTTTGCCTTCTTGATTTGTAGGATTTTTGGCCAGAATTTTAGAACTAGGGTTTGTTCCCTTGCCCTCTCTCTCGTTCGCGAACACACCCACACTTAGAATCACTGGCCATTTTTCTTTAGGTGTTTTATTTTCCTATTTTCCATTTTAAACCCGCACcttttaaaaatataacactttcATAAATTACACACTACTCCAATAACTTTCATACACATTCATGAAATATTAGATTTGCTAATAAGCTATAAAtcctaaaaatggtaaaaattctATATTTACCATTTTTGATCATAGTATTGTGATTTTAACATTATAATATGTCATACGAAaattggggtgttacaagtctaccccccttaagaTGGTTTCATCCCCGAAACCAGAATACATACCGAATAACTCTGGGTAGTGCTTTAGCATATCATCCTCCGCTTCCCATGTGAGATCCGATCCCTTCCGATGTTGCCATTGAACCAACACTTGTCGAACGGATTTGTTGGTGAGTTGTTTTACTTTGAAATCTTTTATTGCGACAGGCCTTTCAACATAATTCAATTTTTCATCCACTTCAATATCATCCAAAGGCACATATGCAGTCTCATCCGCGAGACACTTTCGCAACTGCGACACATGAAAGGTGTTATGAATCCCATCCAACGTGGGTGGTAATTCTAACTGGTACGCCACCGCCCCGACCCGGGCGAGTATTTTGAATGGCCCGAGGTATCGAGGACCTAGTTTCCCACGTTTACGAAAACGGATTATCCCTTTCCATGGAGAGACCTTTAGTAACACAtgatctcccacttgaaattcaaTTGGTCGCCTTCGTCGATCCGCATAAGACTTTTGTCTATCTTACGCTGCTTTTATCCTTGATCTAACCATATCAATCTTTTCATTCGTCTTGGCTACTACTTCTTTTAACGCGAGTTCTCGTTGTCCCAATTCCCCCCAACAAACCGGAGTCCTACATTTCCTTCCGTAAAGCATTTCGTAGGGGGCCATTTTTATGCTgttatgataactattattatatgaaaactctaCCAAAGGTAGATGATCATCCCAGCTTCCCCTAAAATCCATGACACACGCCCTTAACATATCAACTAATGTTTGTATAGTTCGTTCCGATTGACCATCGGTTTGAGGACGGTAGGCGGTGCTAATATGTAACTGGGTTCCCAATTCTTCATGAAACTTCCTCCAGTAACGGGATGTGAACCGGGTGTCTCGGTCGGATACTATAGACACCGGAACCCCATGTCGGGATATAATCTCATTCACATAAACTTCTGCCATCTTTTCTGAATTATAAGTTTCCCGAATGGGTAAGAAATGGGCGCTTTTGGTCAgtcgatcaacgaccacccataTTGCATCGTGCCCTTTTCTTGTCTTGGGAAGCTTGGTCACCAAATCCATCGTTAcatgttcccacttccacactgGGATCTCCAAGGGTTGCAAATTTCCATACGGCCTTTGGTGTTCGGCTTTTACATGAGAACATGTCAGACACTTAGCGACATACTTGACAATGTCtcttttcattcccggccaccaataattcaTCCTCAAGtctcgatacatctttgtagctCCCGGATGAACGGAGTACcgagacttgtgagcctcattcaaTAGTAATTCTTTCACATCACATTCCCGAGGTATCCAGATTCGGTCATACCTCGTTTTCAAACCATTTGCATtctcttccaattcatgaataAATCCTTTCGTCCTCTCTTTCTTTGGGTCGCCGGCATTTAAAGATTTTGTTTGAGCTTCTCGAATTTTACCAAGGAGTTTAGGTGTGACTACCATCTTCATAGATTTTACCCGAATCGGGGGCGGGTactcctttcgacttagagcgTCCGCCACTATATTAGCCTTCCCGGGATGGTAATGAATGTCACAATCATAATCCTTAATGAGTTCCAACCATCTTCGGTGCCTCATATTAAGATCTTTATGCTCGAAAAAATATTTGAGGCTTTTATGATCTGAGTAAATAGTACATTTCAccccataaaggtagtgcctccatatctTCAAGGCAAACACAACTGCTGccaattctagatcatgagttgggAAATTGTTTTCATGTTGCTTGAGTTGTCTTGAAGCATAAGCAACAACTTTACCCTTTTGCATTAATACGCAACCGAAACCTTGGTGGGAGGCGTCAGTATATACTACCAAATCATCCGTTCCATCCGGTAGTGTCAACACCGGAGAATTTGTAAGCTTTTctttcaaggtctgaaacgcctTCTCTTGTTCTTCGCCCCATATAAACTTTTCGCTCTTCTTTGTTAATTTCGTCATGGGTGAGCCTATCTTAAAGAAATCCTGGATAAATCTTCTGTAATACCCAGCCAAGCCCAGAAAACTTTTTATTTCGCTTGGATTCTTCGGGGGTACCCAATTCATTACCGCATCTACTTTGGACGGTCCACGTGGACGCCATCCGCGTCGATTACATGACCCAAAAATTGTACTTCTCTAAGCCAAAAGGCAGaatttgagaactttgcatataaATTTTCCTTACGAAGCGTCTCCAATACATCACGTAGGTGGGAAGCATGCTCTTCTTCACTTCGGGAGTATATTAGTatatcgtcaataaaaacgattaCATACTTATCAAGCATAGGTCGGCACACccgattcattaaatccataaacgCAGCTagtgcgttcgttagcccaaaGGACATTACTAAAAACTCTTAATGTCCATACCGCGTTCGAAACGcagtcttcggcacatcttcttctcGTACACGCAGTTGGTGATAACCCGACCGCAGATCGATTTTCGAAAACCAACTAGccccttgtagctggtcaaataGGTCATCGATTCTGGGCAACGGGTAACGATTCTTCAccgttaacttattcaattctcgatagtcgatgcacattcgcatcgaaccatctttcttcttcacgaataatacgggcgctccccatggtgaaacacttggtttaataaaacccttatcgagcaactcttgaagttgcgtcatCAACTCTTTCATTTCGGTTGGAGCCAaccgataaggagctttagctaCCGGTTTTGCACCCGGGTTAAGCTCTATTTTGAATTCTACTTCTCGTTCAGGTGGAAGccccggtaaatcttccggaaaaacatccGGATATTCGTTCACTACGTTCACATCTtcaagctttggatcacctcggTTGGTGTCAATCACATAAGATAGATACGCCTTACCCCCGTTCCTCACATGCTTGACGGCTTTGATTAAAGAACACAATTTCGACTTGATAACCCTATCCCCTTGAACACTTACCCgttccccccccccccgaggTTACTACATGAATGACTTTCTTTTCACATTGAATTTCGGCGTGGTTTTGGGctagccaatccattcctacaacTATTTTAAATTCCCCCATGTACATCGGGACAAGATCTATACTAAATTCCTCATCTTCGATTAAGATCTTACAGTTTCTACAAATATCATGTAACAAATAGCTTTTACTATCAGCAACTTCCACTTATAAGGGTACTAACATCTTTTCAAGCTTAAACGATGGATGTACTAATAGTTCATTGGAAATAAATGATCTACTAGCcccggaatcaaataatacatTCATAGGCATAGAATTAACCAAGAacatacctgagaccacatccgGGCTAGCCTTAGCTTCATCCGAGGTTAACTGAAACATCCTCCAGCGAGCCTTGGAAGACTCATCCTTCTTTCCATCTTTCTTTGCCCCTTGTTGGAGTTTCGGACATTCCGCTTTAATGTGCACCGTTTGATTACAATTGTAACTCGCTTTTGGATTTTCGGGGCACCTATAATACGGATGTCCTTCTTGCCCACATTTGTAGCATCCTTTCTTTCCCGCCAGACATTCACCCGAATGATGCTTCCCACATGTCTTGCAAGTCGAAATTCCACTACTTGTTTTCCCTTTCCTGTTTTGGTCTTGAAATCTTGCCTTTTTCGATGGGTTTGTGTTGGTAGGCTTCTCTGCCAACCTTTTCTCTCCCCGTTCAACCTGCCTTCTTAACTCGATTTCCCTATCTCTTGCCCAGTCGATTAATTCATTGAATGTTGCACACTTAGAGGGATTTACGAACTCCCGATATTCAGCCTTCAACATAGCATGATAACGTATGATTTTCAACCTTTCTGTCCCCGCTATCTCCCCACAAAATTTCACCTTCTCGAGGAACTTATTTGTTATTTCATCAATCGTTTCATCCTTTTGTCGAAGACGTAAGAAGTCTTCTTGAATCTTATCAAGTGCAGATTGTGGGCTATGATATTTCAGAAATGGCTCCTTGAACTCTTGCCATGTTAACGTTTGTACTTTATCATCCCCCAGTTCCTTCGAATGTGTGTCCCACCAATCCTTTGCTTGGAGTTGTAGGAGGCCCGTAGCAAAGATGACTTGGTCCTCCGCTTCACATCTACTTCTTACAAACACCGCCTCAGTGCTTGAAATCCACCTTGACAAGCTATCGGGTCGATCTCCCCTATGTACGGCAAAGGGTTAcatgccatgaattccttgtacgtGCACCTTCGAGTACTTTTCTTTGTTTGTAGTTCACTAATCATTTCCTTCGAGTACTTTTCTTTGTTTGTAGTTCACTAAGCATTTCCTTTAGTTCTTCCACCTTGGTCGTTGCTAGAGTATCGACTACTCCCAATACCTAACCTTCCACCTCTTGAGCCAGTCGGGATTTACTAGCTTCCATCACTTTCTCTACTTCTTCTACAATCATTGCTCTTATTTCATTTCGGCGTGCTTCATCATCGCCGTTTACATTCACCACATCAGCCATCTACATAAGACATTCATTATATTCATTAGATTTCATTTCATACTTCCCATCATCACGTTTTAACATCATTTTATCATCACGCATTCCATTAATCATTCATACTTCATGCCTTATCGTCATTGACGATTGTATCGTTTCATATCGACCGAATCCTTTAATCATAACGAATTTTCCTTCCCATCATTCACATGTACCTTTCCTTCATCATTTTAATTGTCAAATTTGTCTTAAATATTATTCATTAAGTCTTTAAAATCAATTGGAATGAGTCCCGCATTCAAAATCATGGAAACAAAGAAGGTTTGGGAGCAGGTGGGacgctcgcgtagcgcgagcaccaAACCACCTATCCGTCGCGCGGCGCTAGCGATGTCGCATAGCGCGACGGACATAGGTCTTCGGCATGGCGCGGCGTGAGCAATGAATTTCGGCAGAATGTTTGGTTGTTTGCTGCTGTTGATGCCCAGCTCCATAATTTCTCAACATAATTCTTAAAAACATCATATCTCAAGTTCTACAAGTCCGTTTtgcccgattctttttcctacgcgtccgtaatttagtTACGGACCCGTTTAGCATATTCGTTAGCCGTATAACTCAGTTTAAGTACAAATGACCTATAAACCCCATTCTATTTCTAACTACAACATAATGAATTTTACAATTTACTTACTTGCGTAGCGCTTCGGAACGAACACACCTTCATACGAGCTCTTAGTTTGAGTTTAAGCATATGACTCAAATACTTGAATCCCTCAAACTTCCGCTCTGCTACCAACTTGAAACGCCCAAATTTTACTCATTCGACCAACAACATAAAATTCTtacaattttacaaaattttgaCATGACCCATTCGTATTAAGAACTTTTCTCCCTGCTTTTAACAATACCATTATTATTAATACTACGACACGTTCCAACATAACAAAAGTTAAGACCATATAAGGTTCGCCATGAACATTTGTACAAACTACACAAAAGTTTAGGATCCAAACTTCTTACTAACAAACTAGACACTTACTAATTAACATTTACTACACAAAATGGTAAGTTAACCCATCAAAATAAACAACTTGGACCGGAAGCGCATAAGGTCGACATTGCGTGAGTGTGTTCGGTCCGGGTGCGCCGCAATCAAGCAAGGGATTTACCTATCATTCATAACAACAAACATTATTAGTTCATAACACATAAAAATTTAAATCCTTTGATTACCTATCATTGTTCGACCCGTTAACATGACATGTTACCTTATTAACATCCTTACTTCCATTCGGAAACATCCAACATATCACTTTCCGACTCATTCGCAATGAATCGTTACATACCATACTTTTCAATATACTTACatcatttgacccgttatgaacaAGTCAATACCTCACATTCCAACAACCATTCTACTTATCATTCCGACCCATTTAAACGGGTCCTTTCACATTAACTACAACATCACATTTAGAACATTTCTCAATTAACTCTTTGCATCAAATCAATCATGACCCGTAATGAAAATTTACAACAAATCCATAGTACCAAATACTACTATTCATAAATCTACATTTAAAGTAAataaagttcatatgaacttaccgcgatcttgaGATGCTTGTGCCTTCGAgtgacttgcgccttcttcctTCTCCGTGCCTCTCATACTTTAGCTTTCATAAACATTACTTTCACAATCCTTATAGTACGTTATGGT belongs to Helianthus annuus cultivar XRQ/B chromosome 5, HanXRQr2.0-SUNRISE, whole genome shotgun sequence and includes:
- the LOC110941785 gene encoding E3 ubiquitin-protein ligase RNF185; amino-acid sequence: MSGGFGDTASRPTQSSSFSTNNGSNNGDGGNFDCSICLDLAQDPIVTLCGHLFCWPCIYQWINYHSHSNECPLCKAFIQEEQLIPLYGRGKSSSDSRSKSFHGGNIPNRPAGQRPEPGPPPDRNQFLQHGSGFIGGFGPAITASFGNITLSFGGFIPSIFNVQMHTLNFGGHHALQRDRHEVSPLLIVGLIFLLALLWE